The following are encoded in a window of Phocoena phocoena chromosome 2, mPhoPho1.1, whole genome shotgun sequence genomic DNA:
- the TNFAIP2 gene encoding tumor necrosis factor alpha-induced protein 2 has protein sequence MLKTMTLQGFTGQQPAPGVLDLPRSPQKLPFTSEAESEASMSEASSEDLVPPLEADEAPDRDEEEAAKKKKKKSKGLANMFSVFTKGRKKKSQPSSAETEGDSESQSGPAGRLPTVEELKADLEHGRLEAAGPLLALERELQAAMAAGGMNEEELLRRQSKVEALYVLLRDQVLGLLRRPLEVAPERLRQALAVLAEQEREDRAAAAAGPAPSALAATRPRRWLQLWRRGVAQAAKERLDQRPAAAAEGRTEAERAFLHMGRTVKEDLEAVVERLKPLFPAEFAVVAAYAESYHEHFAAQLADLAQFELSERDTYVLLVWVQNLYPNDVINSPKLAGELQGVRLGSLLSPKQIRLLEATFLSNQVASVKELMARALELESQRWTQDVAPQRLDGRCHSELAIDVIQIISQGQAKAESITLDLGAQMKHMLLVELAAFLKSYQRAFDEFLERSKQLRNYRANVIANINNCLSFRMFVDQKWQTPQDLPSHLLSPLEELKSRGVDTLLQSLFGVLKPLFKRFTQTRWAAPAQTLEEIISVVGERLPEFSELQDCFREELMEVVHLHLVKEYIVRLSKRRLVLKTAEQQQQLAGHILADAELIQRFCTQNGSPATWLHRALPMLAEIIRLQDPSAIKIEVATFATWYPDFSKGHLSAVLAIKGNLSSSEFRAIRSILDIHTGAREPSKSLFSLIKVG, from the exons ATGCTGAAGACGATGACCTTACAAGGCTTTACGGGCCAGCAGCCTGCGCCAGGGGTCCTTGACTTGCCCCGAAGCCCCCAGAAGTTGCCCTTCACCTCGGAGGCAGAGTCAGAAGCCTCCATGTCGGAGGCCTCCTCCGAGGACCTGGTGCCACCCCTGGAGGCCGACGAAGCCCCAGATAGGGATGAAGAAGAGGCTgcgaagaagaagaagaagaagtcgAAAGGCCTGGCCAACATGTTTAGCGTCTTCAccaaagggaggaagaagaagagtcAGCCCAGCTCAGCAGAGACAGAGGGCGACTCTGAGTCCCAGTCCGGGCCGGCTGGCCGGCTGCCCACAG TGGAGGAGCTCAAGGCTGACCTGGAGCACGGACGGCTGGAGGCGGCGGGGCCGCTGCTGGCGCTGGAGCGGGAGCTGCAGGCGGCGATGGCGGCGGGCGGCATGAACGAGGAGGAGCTGCTGCGGCGTCAGAGCAAGGTGGAGGCGCTGTACGTGCTGCTGCGTGACCAGGTGCTCGGCCTGCTGCGCCGGCCGCTGGAGGTGGCGCCGGAGCGGCTGCGCCAGGCGCTGGCCGTGCTGGCCGAGCAGGAGCGCGAGGaccgcgcggcggcggcggcggggcccgcGCCCTCGGCACTGGCGGCCACGCGGCCCCGGCGCTGGCTGCAGCTGTGGCGGCGCGGCGTGGCGCAGGCGGCCAAGGAGCGCCTGGACCAGCGGCCGGCCGCGGCTGCCGAGGGCCGCACGGAGGCCGAGCGCGCCTTCCTGCACATGGGCCGCACCGTGAAGGAGGACCTGGAGGCCGTGGTGGAGCGGCTGAAGCCGCTGTTCCCCGCCGAGTTCGCCGTGGTGGCGGCCTACGCCGAGAGCTACCACGAGCACTTCGCGGCGCAACTGGCGGACTTGGCGCAGTTCGAGCTGAGCGAACGCGACACCTACGTGCTGCTGGTCTGGGTGCAGAACCTCTACCCCAA TGACGTCATCAACAGCCCCAAGCTGGCAGGCGAGCTGCAAGGAGTCAGGCTTGGGAGCCTCCTGTCCCCCAAGCAGATCCGGCTGCTGGAGGCCACGTTCCTCTCCAATCAGGTG gcCAGCGTGAAGGAGCTGATGGCCCGTGCCCTGGAGCTGGAGTCACAGCGCTGGACCCAGGATGTGGCTCCGCAGAGGCTGGACGGCCGCTGCCACAGTGAGCTGGCCATTGACGTCATCCAG ATCATCTCCCAGGGCCAGGCCAAGGCCGAGAGCATCACCCTTGACCTGGGCGCGCAGATGAAACACATGCTGCTGGTGGAGCTGGCTGCGTTCCTCAAGAG CTACCAGCGTGCCTTTGATGAATTTCTGGAGAGGAGCAAACAGCTGAGAAATTACAGGGCCAATGTCATCGCCAACATCAACAACTGCCTCTCCTTCCG GATGTTCGTGGACCAGAAGTGGCAGACACCACAGGACCTCCCGAGCCACCTGCTGAGCCCCCTGGAGGAGCTCAAGAGTCGTGGCGTTGATACCCTGCTCCAGAGCCTGTTTGGGGTCCTGAAG CCGCTGTTCAAGAGGTTCACACAGACCCGCTGGGCGGCCCCCGCGCAGACCCTGGAGGAAATTATCTCCGTGGTGGGCGAGAGGCTGCCCGAGTTCTCTGAACTGCAGGACTGTTTCCGGGAG GAGCTCATGGAGGTTGTACACCTGCACCTGGTGAAGGAGTACATCGTCCGCCTCAGCAAGCGGCGCCTGGTCCTCAAGACggcagagcagcagcagcagctggcggGGCACATCCTGGCCGACGCCGAGCTCATCCAGCGCTTCTGCACTCAGAAC GGCTCCCCGGCAACCTGGCTGCATCGTGCCCTCCCCATGCTCGCAGAGATTATTCGCCTGCAAGACCCCAGTGCCATCAAGATCGAGGTGGCCACGTTTGCCACCTGGTACCCTGACTTCAG CAAAGGCCACCTGAGCGCCGTCCTGGCCATCAAGGGGAACCTGTCCAGCAGTGAATTCAGGGCCATCCGGAGCATCCTGGACATCCACACGGGGGCGCGCGAGCCCTCTAAGTCCCTGTTTTCACTTATAAAGGTTGGTTAG